From Calliphora vicina chromosome 3, idCalVici1.1, whole genome shotgun sequence:
caatttattttccacaatcaaataagatgttttcgtttaaaaaaaatattacgaataAACAACTAAAGAGAATCAacaattaaatgtcaaaaaaaaacaagacaaatttaatttcatgtaaaaaatcacTGTGTAAATGTTCATGATTTTTTGGAAGATTCTCAAAAGGGAATTCGAAAAAACAGACGTCTGAAAAGTCTTAATGTAAATTGCGCCTATGTATGAAAATGATAAGATAGATGACACTTTAAAAGTataaggtggcgcaaaagtaatcctcctatcagaaaatactataaattttgcgattgtcatttgtgtagtaaacacatgcgaaatacacgttaataaacaatgttacgctacactgctccagaacgcgaaatattgctgactatttatttgaccaataatcggtcggttttttcatcaaaaataattatgagtgatgaggcccatttccatcttagcgggtacgtatgtaaataagcaaaatttacgcttctggggcactgaaaatccgcgtgtaacccacgaagagccattacatccgctcaaagtcactgtatggtgtgctgttttcgctggaggagtcatcggaacttttttcttcgaagacgtcgcgggcctaacggttactgtgaatggtgagcgatacagagcaatgatcaacgagttctttttgccgcaacttgatgaattgggattggaaaacatgtggttccaacaggacggtgcaacggcacacactgcacgtgccacaaccgatatgctgaaggatgcatttcccgggcgcctaatctcccgttttggcgatttgcactggccagcaagatcggcTGATTTGaacgctccagacttctttttgtggggctttttgaagtcgcgggtgtATGTCAACAAGTCTCAGACtattgcagctcttaaagacaatatccgtcaagaatgtgaggacctatcgccggaagttttggccaaagtgatggaaaatgccataaaaagggctcaaatgacaatcaactgtcatcatattctcgacgaaaaaattaaaagaccaaataaaaataatccacaagaagaatcaaagtttttcaattttttttttaattacagccaaaaaacatcgaaaGTTTAcatttgcgccaccttgtagacacatttttaagcaaactccaactttaaaatatttacttttccaaaaatataagtctgcatttacacacagcaagtttacttgaagcaagtctcttcgattcccttttaaacttgctcgaccgtttacacacagcaagtctgtgttcaattttgtatgtcaaaacctaatagacgccataatgaaaatgagaaaacaaaagagaattgaagagacttgccagtacaagcaagtgtgtacccctcttctttcttcttgcctctctctcctataaactctagacttgcgcaagaaaacttgccctgtgtaaaagcagactaaagGTAAACTATTTTCACGgtaattcaattcagaatcggcattcgctattttgataaatgattgaaaaaatgtaaaatcatgTTCAGCATGCAAAAAATTGGTAAGAGAAAaagaattgcaagaagaaattattccaaaaaaatatttgaaaattaattatttgaaaagataaaaaaaattaattgtatacataagatagagaaataacaaaaatgcaaataaaacagcaaaacaaaaaatatgtttgttatgaaattcacaccatagatgagggctgttttactgaacattttagcatcaaaaatgttattttcatgaaaatcaaagatagagggttttgaatataggccatCGATATATTGTTCGATTTCAGGCTCTGATTTCTCTAGTAAAATTTAGAGGAATTATCTAAATGAGTTCATTCAGGAAATGTTTTGTAGTATGCGGttttcacaaacatatattaaatttaaagctaAGACAGTCTTGCTGCAAACGAACACTATAAACgtaaatttgtgtataaataaaatcttCAGTTTCATACTCATACACCATGACATGCCAGCCATGCAATAcaatacatttaaaattgtaatatagggtatgaaaatttgtgttatttttggactcgaattaaaaaaaaaactcacgcGTCTGGTCTAAACTggattttgagattttttttctttttttttcagttttacttTGCCATTTCTTTGTGGCATTAAATGTGTGTGCACACCaacaaaataaaccaaaaaaaacagatacaaaataaagaaaaacaaactagTCTCtcgtatatgtaagtttgtttggTGGCGTATAGTTCTTACAGCTAATCAGTGCGCCATGTAGTAGTACTGACTGCCAAAAGGATCCTGGCCATGCTTAACCACCACATTTgaccaataaaaacaaaaacttgtttcgtttgaatttttaaataacacacAGAGTTCTTCCACGGGTACGATACGGAGCGGagcataatataaatattatccatacatacatatgtatgtatgtatctatgttgAGTACGTTAGTTAGTGTGTGTGTTGGATGTTGCATATTATACGATACATACAAATATGCCACATCTTGAAGCAACTAGTATACTACTATAATACAGATAAAAGATCATCATTAACTAGTTATTAAGCGCGAAATGGCGTTTTAAAACATAACTCTCCAAGGCTATTCATGACTCACGACtccaaaacccaaaaaaaacaacaaaatattaaaaaaatataaagaaaaaacaataaaaaaaatgccaaagcaaCATTATCAAATCGGACAAAGAAATTTGCTTTCATAGGCAAAtgggaattttatttaaatttcatacatttCAACAGTCAGTTTAGGTGGTCTCTGGTAAAACCACAAGGAAATATTCTTGTagacttttttaagtttatctaaacattctttacaCTAAAATTAAGTAACACATAtgagagaaaaaataatatcagatatttagagtttttttcttataaaatcaagccgaaaaatattaatattcacCACCAACTATTGCCACtattcaaatttaatgaaaacaatatttcaaaacacTGAAATTAAGTGGgtgtttttatttgattaatttcaaaaaaaaaaaaacaaaaaatcataatgcaaagagaaatacaaaattgattttattttgaaaagaaagTTGAACTTTTGGCATTTTATtcttctaaacaaaacaaagttttataaaaatttcaacaaaaaaagaaacaaaatgttaacaaaatttctacGTAAATTATCTTTTATATTTTCGTTAAATAGCCATACATCAAAATTAATCACAAATTGTTGGAGGCGATGTCCCCAAATGCCGCGTCACATACATAATTGGAAAcgtcaaatggaatttaacaATGAGAAACGAAAAATTATACCGAGATTAGTATATTTACATAATCCCtggacatattttttaaccaaaataatgttgtacaaatttcaattattttgggATCCAGAATTTGTGGAATCGGAATTCATAAGAGGATCAAAACAGGTAAAAATCACGAGTTTAttaagaataatttttaaagtttgtaaACATGGATGATTAGTTATTGGACTCTTGTCATGTATTCCATTTGTGAGCTTTCAGAGTCTCTGGCTTGTTGAACGACCTTAACGAAATATTCGGCGATTTTGAAACTAAGCCCAACAGTCAGACCTTCAGCCTCAGAGATCCATATGCTTAAATATTCTCCCTGTTCCAAAACTATCGGAAACTTTTTAATGTAATAACTTCCAAAAGAATACAAATTTTAGAGCAGCCATGAAACAACACCTTTACATAGcggatttttcatttcattctgtGTATTTATTTGAGGGAAGATTCCTCtgaacgatttttaaataagatAGAAGTGGCATTGTTTTATGATATCGTACAGAATGCATAATTTATGCTTTTTTATATCCACCATCAGAAAATATAGTGGgtatcagagctgtaaatgaatgctttcaaatgaattagaaaaaagaattagcaattcaaatccaactcatttgaattgaattgattgaaatttgaattgattttgtaagtaaatctaAAGTAATCACTGTCGTTTTGttattcaactaattttttatgtaaaagaaaGCTCTCGATTGGTTATCACCTATTATAGTCCAAAGACAAAAAaatacactctgctacaaaatgacactttttgtcagaacttgaaaagcgacctaatgggggttataggtctaggtgaggacatactaaaaccgttttcaaaatttgttttatggtaggtcgtagtactttagtacctctaactcacacatttttagaccgatttaaaaCTTCTAAACAATTATAGATAGGCAAAAATTAAGCTTTCATCTTGTATCTGGGTAAAAtgtatattccaagaaattgtttaagttattataaaaagtttaaaatttttttttattatttttatcgtaatttttcaaattcaacaattttaattttttttcaatgaaaaccAATTATATTGCACAATgtattaaagacaattttatatagacaaaaacaaGATATTACggattaaaatcggtttatatttgcaaagttattaaactttttcgaaaaaagttccaaaaaatttaccttgtaaattaaaaattttacaagtattttgttttgtattttttttttttgttttttttatatgaactgggggagaaaatactcaaaaagttattaatgaaaagttgaataacttttatagtttttatccgatttgaaaaattaaaaccatgttttattaagaactaaattttctttatacattgatataaatttttattagctttcatatcaaaataagcaatgaaaagcgactaaaatcagaaaagttgataaatttagttttttagatattcttaacaaaaacaatacttatagcTTACAAATGTATAATTCATATCGTTTTAAAGCGTCaccagttttctttccaaacacattaaaaaaaataaaatcggacaaaaactgactgagttacagatcgttaagttgacgaacatcacagAAAACGGGTtcttagaataacttctgaatttgagggtgtttctgaaattttgtgacacaatttgtaatgtgtACTCaccaagacctataacccacgctaggttgttttcaaagtttttttccaaCGTTGCTCCGTGTTATTAGATTTGAAATTCCCATGATATACTGGAATTGTCAGGTAGCGGCAGAATAGGAATTGAATTATTAGGTAACCTATCAAAatgggaaaattttgtttatttgctaaaagtaactaaaatttttatttatcatttccCCTAGATTTGCTCTTGAATTtaattgattgcaactcatttttgatttcattaatttgGATTACAATTCATTGTtccaatttatttgaatgaattcaattcaaacaaattgaaaataattttacagattcatttgaattgaaactcctttttacaaattcatttgaattggaaatgaattgaaattcatttctgcataattcgtttgaattgattaaaatttcattaaatttttttttttgttgtgaaaagaattaattcaaaatttagctaattcgtaacgtattaaatcaaaaaagaattattcatttacagctctggttgAATTgatttcttcattcagtttgtaaCATATCGGAATACTATTTGTGCagtcataaatatataaaatttgtagtgAGGTAGTGTTGTTAGCTCTTCAAGTTTCTCAAAAAAAGGAGGCAGTAATAATTAattctttgaatttttctaaatttttacaaaaacaaaattttcatacaaaatttgatttataaacctttgataaatttaaaaattgtttatgcatatgggggttaatttttatatataaagattagtttattaatttaattttaataaaaaaatttaaatcgtttaaagaaatattggataattttgaaatgtattatTATCTCGACTACTGATACttatagatcggaaactctgctgtcatagacctaactcagttatcaaaaacctaagtggtgagaatgtattagttaaaaaactatatgaaagaacACTTAATCGTATGTGTGATTgctttgattaatttttttccataaatggCAACttgataggtaactgagagccaaaaacctaagtcggttgtcaaaaaCTTAATTCATGACAATGTATTTCCATGTATTTTCTTATTGTATAGCCTAAATGTGTGAAAAagagtaattttgtttaattttgttcattgacTTTTCTCTcaccttccgttctatgtatttattctatgCCAATATCATTTTGATCGCAACTTTAGTAACAATAGATATAATACAATgtgttaaccctttaatgcatattgttgccaattgtccacattccagttccacttaattttagacgaatataagcttgatactaattcagattctaattcagaaaaatcaaatggagtacgaaaagtttcagctaacgaaattctaaatcaaactaaagctaaatgaaatataataaataaaaatcaactaaatatttgatactttatagaaaaataaaagtaaaaatcatgcatttaagggttaagttcgctaaaatataaaaaatagttagAAAATGTACTAATAGAAAATGTACTAAGTACCTTATGCTGacaatagcggtattcatgatGTGGGGGTATTGGCTTAGTAAAAAAGCTAATGTGATATTTTTCTACATTACAAGGGCAAGTACtgtacattgtgaataccgctaatatatTCCCAATGCTTTAGTTATTTATGTGTCGCTGTTTTCATCGACTTTTTGAtatcattttgtttatttgttaaatttatttctcaGCTGCAAAAATCTaccattttatattattatttaaatcgatttaaaaaaatcaaacaaaatatgttaaaaaatattaatttctttaattttctgcAAAATACAACAACACCCTGTTATTTTTATCCATTGACTGTAATTCACAATAGTAGTTGTTAAAATGGTTTAGAGATGTACTGCCAACACACCTTAGCAAAGACACCAACCAGCGTTGTTGaactaataaacaattttcaacaacataaaTTTCACCTAAATCAACTCAACATGCTAACTAatgttaaatacatacataagctAACAAAACaaccaataaattttaaacccatgttatttcaatttcattataTAGGCTGCAGTGGTCTTAACAAACATTATACGTGATCAAAATGCCCTCAAAATAAGGCAATTTACCACTCCCACTGGATATCAACAAATAACGCAAGATATGATGTTATCACGGAACGATATTCGTCTGAAATTGGTACGATTTGAAGCAGAACACTTACGTCGAGCCATACCCATGaaagtaacaacaaaacaaaactatgGTACTTGGAGAAAACACACTcgaatttatttattcttttaatatttaacaaaaatttatatttaattacagATCGGAGATATTGTTTCATTGATATGTTATTTGTGGGTTTGCGTAATACCAAGGATTTTGATTCAATTGAGGAGACAGTCGAAATTAGTGATATCTTAAGAAAACTAGACTTGGATCTTAAAACTCCTTACGAGGTGTTGTCAGTGCCTCATCGTATTGTTTTTGCCGAAATATTTATACGTTTTCGCCGTAACTATTCGGAAAATCCAGCTGATGTCGTTGACCCGGATTGGTCGgtatcattttataaaattttaacatttgatGTGCTCAATTATAATCCCAAACAGTAACTATTATATAAGTGATCTTGAATTAAGAGTTATTaaattgttagtgaaaaaaattgtataaaacaaaacaaaaaaaaagggtTTTCTAATAAACCAAATATGTAAAATGTATCATTCCATCAGATCTATGTTATATTATCCTTATCTAAAGCACTTTGCACTTTCAAAGTTTCCTTAAGATCATCCACATTATCGGCCTTGCTTAAACGTTTGATTGTGTCAatataactttgattttccttTAGCAGTTTATGTTTCTTTTCTTCAAGTAGTACAATTTGAGCTTCGGCTAAAGCCTGACGTCTCCAGAAATGCTTCATTAATTCGATATTGGTTTGTAGCTCAGCTTCGGTTATATCTACATGGTCTTTTAGATTTataatttccaattcaaatggtTCTTTATCAATTTCACTTTCAATTCTGGCTTCCTGAAAGTCACCCCAGGCTACAACTTTTTCTGATTCTGTTTGGAATTTTCTACAATTGGCAGCCAGAGACAGTAATAATTCaccatatttttgtaatttttcatatttctgaaaGAAACATCACATACTTATGATACCGTTGTCATGTCTGCAAAAAGAtctatgagtttttttaaaaactttcagGGAAGCCAAAATAAAACTGAACAATATTAATTTGCGACCCTTGCGGATTAGATATATGAATATGGCtctcaaataattttgtttctaaaaatcACATATAGTTCTTTTTGCAGGCATGTATCTATGTACCGTGAAAACTTACTTTAAGCACTTTAAAACTTTCACTAGTCATAATTCTAAGTTTCTCATGCGTTTGTTCGCGAtctaatttcatttcattttctatATCTTTGCGCATTTGCAGAAAATAACCATGTTCCAATTTCAAGTCATTGATCTTGCGCTTGGCTTCTGTCTCCACTTGCACTAGATCATGCTGTAGATCAGCGTAAACACTTGAACCGCGTTGCTCTACAtcgttaagtttttttgattCTGAAACAAAATTACGCTGACGTTCCATTAAAGCATTTATGCGTTCATATTTGTGGACATCTAATGAAACATTGCGTAGTGAATCAAGAAATTCTATTAACTGTTTGCGTAGATCCTTCATTTTCTTAGTGATGGCATCACGTAAACGATAACGTTTTTCAATTTCGGTATTTACACGATCATCTTGTTTGTCCAGGAATATTTGATAATCGCTTAACAGTTCTTGTTCAGCTATAAGTTCAGTAGCATGGGCCACACTTTCACAATTCAATTTAACACGACTATCGATTTCGCTTCTTTCGGCAACTTCCCGGTAAAAGTCATGCAAGATCTCAGAGGCCTGTTGCTCATACAAAAGACGAGAGGTTTcttgaaatgtttttaaaatatctggcAAGGAATAACATTATTGCAAAGACATGTTAATACAATAATAACATAATCAACCTTTTAAATAGTCCATCATTTGTAGTTGCGtggaaaagttatttttatgcaTTTCCTCAGTTACCGCAATTTCATCTAGTATGAGTTTCACTTTTTCATCTTTTTGCTGCATAACTCGATTAATTTTCTTTTCCCAATCCTAAACTTATAACTTTAATCAGTTAGAACATGTTATTATTCTCTTTTGCAAACATCATACCTCTAGTTCCTTTTTCATTTCTTTCAACTTGATTTCCCGACACATGTTTTCCCAACGTTCTCTGTACTTCTTTGCCGTTTTCTTGGACATTTCATATTCTCTTCTCATAAGATCCTATGTGTGTTGTAGACATTTCATGTTATATGCTTTCTCAATTCTTATTGTGGGCGGAAAGAGAACTTACTCTtaattccaattttttaaattctacttCTTCTTTACGTTTTAGTTCCATTTTTTCCGCCTTGgtcaactttttcttttttgatgACGCTATAGGAGCTTCATCTTGTAAATATTCAGCATACATGGTATCTGGAGATGCTTCATTAGTATTAGCTGTGGCCATTTTAGAATATTATCGAAATATATTGGGTTTTAAAGAATGTTACTGGTagagagaaaaaatatatttttttttggttatgaatcaaaatttttatatttatagaaattacCGAAACGTAGACGTAGTTAGTAGAGTTTTATCGTTCGTTAAAATACATTGCGCAATGGAGCATTTTATGGTccgattgaaaataaaattatgtaaaaacaagttatGAAATAGCACATATGGCAAGTGTCCTCCACGCCTTTGGAATAAAATTTCGGTGATGCGAgtccaaaaataatcgattttgaaTTCGATCGAATCGAGTTTTTTTTGCCTGGAAAACTGTTATTACTCTTTGCAACCAAACTTTGCTTcctagaaaaaaatattcttaggGAACTTATaaagcttttatatttttttgaaaggtaACTCAACAAGGATAGCTCTTAAGTAGAAAACTCATAAAATATGCTAATAGGGGTTTCCCTAGGCCCTTCcgaattttacttattttttacgaaattttgAATATAGCCTAAATGTGTTCTAAAATACCAAAGCTGG
This genomic window contains:
- the LOC135954534 gene encoding uncharacterized protein LOC135954534, which gives rise to MLTKFLRKLSFIFSLNSHTSKLITNCWRRCPQMPRHIHNWKRQMEFNNEKRKIIPRLVYLHNPWTYFLTKIMLYKFQLFWDPEFVESEFIRGSKQAAVVLTNIIRDQNALKIRQFTTPTGYQQITQDMMLSRNDIRLKLVRFEAEHLRRAIPMKVTTKQNYDRRYCFIDMLFVGLRNTKDFDSIEETVEISDILRKLDLDLKTPYEVLSVPHRIVFAEIFIRFRRNYSENPADVVDPDWSVSFYKILTFDVLNYNPKQ
- the LOC135954533 gene encoding centrosomal protein of 128 kDa, with amino-acid sequence MATANTNEASPDTMYAEYLQDEAPIASSKKKKLTKAEKMELKRKEEVEFKKLELRDLMRREYEMSKKTAKKYRERWENMCREIKLKEMKKELEDWEKKINRVMQQKDEKVKLILDEIAVTEEMHKNNFSTQLQMMDYLKDILKTFQETSRLLYEQQASEILHDFYREVAERSEIDSRVKLNCESVAHATELIAEQELLSDYQIFLDKQDDRVNTEIEKRYRLRDAITKKMKDLRKQLIEFLDSLRNVSLDVHKYERINALMERQRNFVSESKKLNDVEQRGSSVYADLQHDLVQVETEAKRKINDLKLEHGYFLQMRKDIENEMKLDREQTHEKLRIMTSESFKVLKKYEKLQKYGELLLSLAANCRKFQTESEKVVAWGDFQEARIESEIDKEPFELEIINLKDHVDITEAELQTNIELMKHFWRRQALAEAQIVLLEEKKHKLLKENQSYIDTIKRLSKADNVDDLKETLKVQSALDKDNIT